From Candidatus Palauibacter australiensis:
ACTCCGCGAGCGTGTCGCGATTGTAGCCCGCGAGGATGCCGATCTGGGCCGCGGCGTTTGCCGGGAGCGCGCACATCAGACCCAGCGCGAGGCCGGCTCCCCACCTTCCGACGCTGCGCGTTTTTCCCAGCATGTCGGTCTTCTCTCGCCTCGTTCGCGTAAGGTCCGGCGAGCGCCCGCGCGCCCGGCGGATTCCCGTCTAAAACGTACCCGCGTGACCCCCGGCAGGATAGCTGAGCGGGCGGCTCCCGGGCGAGTTCTGTGCGCCGTACATGGCGTGCAGCTATGATGAATCGAACCGGTTACTTCAAGGTCAGCGACACCATGATTCGAAAGCGCGAAGTTCCGTCCGTTCTGGCTCGACCATTCCTCCTTCTGACCCTCGCGGCCTGCGCGACCGACGCCGGGGATTCGGCTGAGGCGGGCGGCGCGACGATCGCGGATCCGCCAGCGGGGGTGGCTGAACTCGTCCTCACCAACGGGAAGATCGCGACCCTGGCGGGCGAGGGCGGGGACGTGGTCAGCGCGCTCGCGTCGAGGGAGGGGCGGATCGTCGCGCTCGGGGCGGACGACGACGTCTCCGGATGGATCGGGGAAGGCACCGAGGTCATCGACCTTGGGGGTCGGCTCGCGATCCCGGGGTTCATCGAAGGTCACGGTCATTTCATGGGTCTGGGGAACGCGCGCATGATCCTCGACCTGACGACCGCCGACACCTGGGATGACATCGTCAGCCTGGTGGGCGAGACGGCTTCGAGCGCGGAACCGGGCGCCTGGATCAGCGGCAGGGGCTGGCACCAGGAGAAATGGAGCGAGCCGCCGGATCCGATGGTCGAGGGGCAGCCGGTCCACGACGGTCTCAGCGCGGTGAGCCCCGCCAATCCGGTCATTCTGACGCATGCGAGCGGGCACGCCTCCTTCGTGAACGCGAGGGCGCTCGAGTTGGCCGGGATCGACGCCGACACGCCCAACCCGCCGGGCGGTGAGATCGTGCACGACGCGACGGGGCGGCCCACCGGCGTCCTGAGGGAGACCGCGCAGCGGCTGGCGCGGGCGGCGTTCGCCGAGGAGGAGGCGAGCCGCTCCGAGGCCGAGCGCGAGGAGCGGGCCCGCGAACAGGTGCGGCTCGCGAACGAGGAGCTGCTTCGGAAGGGGGTCACGAGCTTCCAGGACGCGGGTTCCGGCTTCGGGACGGTGGACCTGCTCAGGACGCTAGCGGACGAGGGCGCGCTGCCCGTGCGGCTCTACGTGATGTTGCAGGGCGGGATGGAGACGCTCGAGGGGCGGTTGGACGACTACTACATGGTGGGATATGGAGGCGACCGGCTCACCGTGAGGTCGATCAAGCAGGTCGCGGATGGGGCGCTCGGGTCGCACGGCGCCTGGCTGCTGGAGCCCTATGCGGACATGCCATCCTCTATCGGCCTTCCGACGACGCCGCCTGAGGAGATCGAGCGCATCGCGCGGCTCGCGATCGAGCGGGGCTATCAGGTCAATACGCATGCGATCGGCGACCGCGCGAACCGCGAGGTGCTCGACCTGTACGGGCGCACGTTCGCCGACCACGCGGACATGAGCGACCTGCGCTGGAGGATCGAGCACGCGCAGCATGTGAATCCGGCGGATATTCCGCGCTTCGCCGAACTCGGGGTTATCGCCTCCATGCAGGGCGTCCACGCCTGCTCCGACGGTCCCTGGATCATCCTCCGGCTCGGGCCGGGCCGGGCGCGCTCGGGTGCCTACGTGTGGCGGGACTTCATGCGGGCTGGAGTCATCGTGACGAACGGCACGGATGTCCCGGTCGAGGACGCGGACCCCCTGGCGAGCTTCCACTGCACGGTCACGCGCGTGATCGAGGGGGGCGAGACCTTCTTCGAGGGGCAGGCGATGACGCGCGAGGAGGCGCTGCGTTCCTATACGTGGGCCAACGCGTACGCCGCGTTCGAGGAAGACCTCAAGGGGACGCTTGAAGTCGGGAAGCTGGCGGACATCACGGTCCTGTCCCGCGACATCCTCACGATTCCCGCGGACGAGATCCTGGAGACCGTGGTCGACTACACGATCATCGGCGGTCGCACGGAGTACAGTCGGGGGAGCTGACGACCCCGTGTTCGATCTGACTGCGGAGGACCCAGTCGTAGTCGGCCGAGAATAACGCCTCCCGGGGATCGGCGTGGGGCCAGTCCTCCAGCGGGATGAACGCGCCCGCGATGGAACCCATGCCGCCGTCCTCGATCACCGC
This genomic window contains:
- a CDS encoding amidohydrolase, producing MMNRTGYFKVSDTMIRKREVPSVLARPFLLLTLAACATDAGDSAEAGGATIADPPAGVAELVLTNGKIATLAGEGGDVVSALASREGRIVALGADDDVSGWIGEGTEVIDLGGRLAIPGFIEGHGHFMGLGNARMILDLTTADTWDDIVSLVGETASSAEPGAWISGRGWHQEKWSEPPDPMVEGQPVHDGLSAVSPANPVILTHASGHASFVNARALELAGIDADTPNPPGGEIVHDATGRPTGVLRETAQRLARAAFAEEEASRSEAEREERAREQVRLANEELLRKGVTSFQDAGSGFGTVDLLRTLADEGALPVRLYVMLQGGMETLEGRLDDYYMVGYGGDRLTVRSIKQVADGALGSHGAWLLEPYADMPSSIGLPTTPPEEIERIARLAIERGYQVNTHAIGDRANREVLDLYGRTFADHADMSDLRWRIEHAQHVNPADIPRFAELGVIASMQGVHACSDGPWIILRLGPGRARSGAYVWRDFMRAGVIVTNGTDVPVEDADPLASFHCTVTRVIEGGETFFEGQAMTREEALRSYTWANAYAAFEEDLKGTLEVGKLADITVLSRDILTIPADEILETVVDYTIIGGRTEYSRGS